Proteins from a genomic interval of Pelagibaculum spongiae:
- a CDS encoding chemotaxis protein CheW, with product MAEEKSQPVYSLLIATETDSMLIPGGCVAEIVQTINLISEVKDQSSGQIGFISWRGTDLPLFSPEKLAGGEAVMAKQGDRAIILNRTSETCSRDFIALRVSAVPRSCRVADAEIHLDSENENSDCMLRLRWQGQPVILPDMEVIASLV from the coding sequence ATGGCTGAAGAAAAAAGCCAGCCGGTTTATAGCCTGCTAATTGCTACAGAAACTGATTCAATGTTAATTCCAGGCGGTTGCGTTGCTGAAATTGTTCAAACGATTAATCTGATCAGTGAAGTTAAAGATCAATCTTCAGGGCAAATTGGCTTTATTAGTTGGCGCGGTACTGATTTACCTTTATTCAGCCCAGAAAAACTGGCGGGTGGTGAAGCGGTAATGGCTAAGCAAGGAGATCGGGCAATTATATTGAACAGAACTTCAGAAACTTGTAGCCGAGATTTTATTGCGCTTAGAGTGAGTGCGGTGCCGCGTTCTTGCCGTGTCGCTGATGCAGAAATCCACCTAGATAGTGAAAATGAAAATAGTGATTGCATGTTGCGTTTGCGCTGGCAAGGTCAGCCGGTAATATTACCAGACATGGAAGTGATCGCTTCGTTAGTTTAA
- a CDS encoding chemotaxis protein CheB — translation MAMPKIGIISEDSVQRHRLQRALNESGVEVACNLSPDRVDENWILSRLVQIWLIDLGQEEQYEDLFSDMLDRSPAPILFYDPETPHENGEYDKRWVKRLVDKIQKQANEAEPESTESVGSPELPWDNRVNMDASALSQQQPPELTNKITLPSDLPPRCKRVADHVWILGASLGGPEAVSRFLASLPKSLPVSFVLAQHIGKEFQDTLCEVLAQHAPLRTFVAKERCVVHTGELLLAPIDNTLTFLPGPVVELENESWAGPYAPSVDQVMIRAAKGLSTVDTGAIIFSGMGDDGAEGAVAMAARGFPVWAQSEETCANSSMPDAARDSGVVTFNGSPEQLAEKLTEHVLSEQQSLEESIDG, via the coding sequence ATGGCAATGCCCAAAATTGGAATCATCTCCGAAGACAGTGTTCAAAGACATCGTTTGCAAAGAGCATTAAATGAATCAGGTGTTGAGGTTGCTTGTAATCTGTCACCAGATCGTGTCGATGAAAATTGGATTCTTAGTCGTCTTGTACAAATCTGGCTGATCGATTTAGGTCAGGAAGAACAATACGAAGATTTGTTCAGTGACATGCTTGATCGCTCGCCAGCGCCGATTTTGTTTTATGACCCGGAAACGCCCCATGAAAATGGTGAATATGACAAACGCTGGGTCAAGCGGCTGGTTGATAAAATTCAAAAGCAAGCAAATGAAGCTGAGCCTGAATCAACAGAATCGGTAGGTTCTCCAGAGTTGCCTTGGGATAACAGGGTCAATATGGATGCCTCGGCACTTAGCCAGCAGCAGCCACCAGAACTAACTAACAAAATCACTTTACCAAGTGACTTGCCGCCTCGTTGTAAGCGGGTTGCCGATCATGTATGGATATTGGGTGCTAGTCTTGGTGGCCCCGAAGCGGTTTCGCGTTTCCTAGCTAGTTTGCCTAAGTCATTGCCAGTTTCTTTTGTCTTGGCCCAGCATATAGGTAAAGAGTTTCAGGACACCTTGTGTGAAGTGTTGGCGCAACATGCGCCTTTAAGAACTTTTGTAGCTAAAGAACGTTGTGTGGTGCATACCGGTGAACTGTTGTTAGCACCTATCGATAATACTCTGACCTTTTTACCCGGTCCGGTAGTTGAGCTGGAAAATGAAAGTTGGGCAGGTCCTTATGCACCTAGTGTTGATCAAGTCATGATTCGGGCGGCAAAAGGATTAAGCACAGTCGATACCGGAGCAATCATTTTCTCAGGAATGGGCGATGATGGTGCTGAAGGCGCTGTTGCAATGGCTGCGCGCGGTTTCCCGGTTTGGGCGCAAAGTGAAGAAACTTGTGCCAATAGCAGTATGCCAGATGCGGCTCGTGATTCTGGTGTAGTGACTTTTAATGGAAGCCCTGAGCAATTAGCGGAAAAACTCACTGAACATGTTCTCTCAGAACAGCAATCGTTGGAGGAAAGCATAGATGGCTGA